The Acinonyx jubatus isolate Ajub_Pintada_27869175 chromosome D3, VMU_Ajub_asm_v1.0, whole genome shotgun sequence DNA segment CCCCTGGGGACCCCAAGTGGCTAGATGTGATTGAGCGTGACCTGCACCGGCAGTTCCCTTTCCATGAGATGTTTGTGTCCCGGGGAGGCCATGGGTGAGTAGGCTGGGCCTTGCACACTGGAGGTGGCTCTGAGCCCTGTCCCTCAGAGTGCAGAGGGGGTAAAATGAGTTCCAGAAGCTGGCAGCCCCAAACTCCACTGTTAGAGTTTCCCTTTGGTTTGAATCTGATGGGTCTTCTTAGCTTCTCCTCTTACCTCTGGGGTAACTTTCATTTACTCCCCAGAGTGCTAGAGCTTGCCTGGTCCTCTTCTAGAAATAAGTTTCGGTGGTAAGAAAGAGTGTTAGAGATAATTGGGTGCACAGAGGTATGTAGGAAGGGAAGAATAGGCAGGCCAGGCCAAGGGACCAAGACAGACACCTAGGACAAAGCTGACTTGGCCAAGGGGACACAACTGCTGAGTAAGAGCCCCAGACTTCCAGCCCTGACACACCCTTACCTTGTATCTGGTATCctgcctggctctgcctctgctTTGTCTTTGAGCCTCTGCCCTCACCTTTcaaactgggggagggggtgccctcctgcctccctcctctggtCTTGTGAGAGTCTGTGTGCTACAGTGGGAGACTGACCCCTTGCTGACCACAGTCAGGTCACCAGAGAAGAGCAAATTCTAAGACAGGTCTGGTCTGGTAGGGCATAGGTAAGGACAGCGGATGGCAGAGTCACACCTATCTTCCCTGCCCCACTTGGCCCTTCCACAGCCAGCAGGACCTATTCCGTGTGCTGAAGGCCTACACCCTATACCGACCTGAGGAGGGATACTGCCAGGCCCAGGCGCCCATTGCTGCTGTTCTGCTCATGCACATGCCTGCTGAGGTACCACCAGGCCCTGGGTGGGTGAGTAGGTGGGCAGGAAATACCCAGCAGCAAGACCTCATGTCTCTCTTGCCCCCAGCAAGCCTTCTGGTGCCTGGTGCAGATCTGTGAGAAGTACCTGCCTGGCTACTACAGTGAGAAACTGGTGAGTGTTTGTGGTTGGAGACCTGGCCTGGGACCTGGTGTTTGTAGCCTCTCCAGGCCTTTCTCTCCGCAGCCACTCTTGCCCCAGCTTAAAACCTTCCCAGACTTCTGTTGCTTTCAGGCTGAAGACCCAAGGCCTGACACGATCAGGTCTTCTAGGCTCCAGACTCATTGGTTCCACCCTGCCATCCATCCCTGCTTCAAGCCATCTGGCTGTTGTCAGGATCTCAGTTCCACCAGTGCACCAAGTTCTTCCCTGCCTCAGCCTTGGCATAGGCTTAAATCTCTacccccttccttcttttaatAACCCCTGCTTTCCTTCAGTTTTCAGCCCTTAGGGAGCTTTCTGTGACCCTGACAGGTGGGATCTCTGGCACATGCTAATCCAGCATTCCTGGTCCTGCCATATTCTGGGCACTTAGCCACCCCCTATGCCCTGCTGCTAGTCTCTTTGCTCCTGTAATTCATCTGTCTGCCCCTTTTTACTACATGCTCCATGAGGGGGACCAGCTATGTCTTGTTTGCTCTTCATTGTATCCCAGCACCCAACACAAGGTTGGCTGCCTACAGGCAGTAGCTGCCTGAGAGATGAATGAATGCCTGCCTGGTACTGGGAGCCAGGGCGTAGTCTCTGTCCTGCCTGCTGTGAGCCTACATTCCTGGTCCCATGGCCTTGCTGTGTCCCCAGGAGGCGATCCAACTGGATGGGGAGATCCTCTTCTCACTGCTGCAGAAGGTGTCACCCGTGGCCCACAAGCACCTCAGCAGGCAGAAGATCGACCCACTGCTGTACATGACAGAGTGGTTCATGTGTGCCTTTGCCCGCACCCTGCCCTGGAGCTCTGTGTTGCGCGTCTGGGATATGTTCTTTTGCGAAGGTACTGGGTTGGGCTCAGGGGAGCACCCCTGCTTCTAACCCAGCCCAAGGAGGCCTCTATTTCCAGAGAAATTCCTTACAGGCCCCCTTACCACCCCCTCATGCAGGAGTCAAGATCATCTTCCGTGTGGGACTGGTGCTGCTGAAACATGCATTGGGCTCCCCTGACAAGCTCAAAGCCTGCCAGGGCCAGTATGAGACTATCGAGCAGCTGCGGAGCCTTAGCCCCAAAATCATGCAGGAGGCCTTCCTGGTCCAGGAGGTATGACCCACACCCTTCCCTTACCCCTGGGTGGGAGCAGGAGACATGGGGGTCCTTTGGAAGGGGCCTTGTAGCTCTGCCCTTGAAGGTGAGTCACTGGTGTCAGGCCTGGTGCTCAGCAGCTTAGGATAGTATGGGTAGACCTTATCCTCCTGTCTCAATGAGAAGACAGGGTCACAGAGAGGCCTAGGTTTGCAGGGCCTCCCAAGTTCTGAACCACTTTGGAATGAAAGAAGCTGCAACTCATCACCTCTCTTTTTCCCTGGTACCACATCCATGGCCTtggctttattttcccttttttctttcttttgtgcaATTTTGTCTCTCAGGGGCTATACTTTGGTGACGTATAGTTGGGCAAGTGGACTCATGAGTTGTGGGCAGCTTTCTCCATAGAGGCAGTGGGCCTCAAGTGCCTGGCTCACCTGGCACTCAGCTCTGGGACTTGTGATCACCACAGGAACCAGACCCCCATTATTCCTAAGGTCAACCATTAGTGACCAAGACTGGAGGACACTGAGGGAGAACAGACACCAGGCTGGGAGACAGAGGGGAGGTGTCTTCCTGGTCTTATCTGCCTGTCACCACCCACACAGGTGGTAGAGTTGCCAGTGACAGAGCGCCAGATTGAACGTGAGCACCTCATTCAGCTGCGGCGCTGGCAAGAGACCCGGGGTGAGCTGCAGTGCTGCTCCCCGCCCAGGCTGCATGGTGCCAAGGCCATCCTGGAGGCGGAGCCAGGCCCCCGGCCCACACTGCAACCCTCACCATCCATCCGCCTGCCCCCGGAtgcccccctccctggctccaaAGGCAAGCCCAAGCCACCCAAACAGAgccagaaggagaaggagcagtGGAAGCAGGCAAAGGCAAGTGGGCAGCTGGACAAGCCCCCAGTCCCAAGTCAAGCCAAGGTGGCAGCTGCTGCAGGAGATGCATGTCCCCCACAGGATGTACCCCCAAAGGATCCAGCCCACCAGGACTCAGCCCCGCAGGACTCAGCTCCCCAGGATTCAGCCCACCACCACTCCCAGGATTCAGCCCACCACCATTCCCAGGAGAGCCTGACGTCCCAGGAGAGTGAGGACACCTACTTGTAACCCTGGCAGCTCAGGCCTGTGGCGTGGGGTCTCCACATACCTGACATACCTACACGGTTCATGAACTGACATTCGAGGGCCAGCCCACGCACTGAGGGCCCAGCTGCCTGGCCACTGGGTGGCAGAGAGTCTGGCTGGCCCAGCACAGATTCTGCCTGagcctccttatttattttctccagagTGGAGCTTGGGCCAGCCCAGCTGGGACAGGCAGAAGTGAGGACCCATGGGTGGTGCCTCACTCAGCCCCCTCCTCCTGGGGGGATGCTCCCCAGGGCTAGGGTGCTGTTGTGAGGAGAGAGGGTGGGGTAAAGGGTGGGGTGCTCTTtgtgtaaaatagaaaaatgattttgTACAGAAATAAACAGGCTTGTGTAGAGAGTTGCTGTGCAACTAGGGACTGGGAAGGAGAGCTACCTCTGTGCTCAGTATCTCCTCTGTGCCCTATAGAGCCCCCCATCCTTGCCCCAGCCCAGCACCAGGGCCTCTCTAGAAATGATTTTGCCATAAGGATGCCAAGTCCAGGGCCAGTCCTGTTGCTGGCCCCCACTTTCTCTCACCCTATCCACTCTTCCCCATGTCTACCAGCTGCCATAGATGAGGGTCACCGGAGCTAGAGCCCAGTGCTGGAGCAGAGCAGGGGCCTGCTTCCCAGGCCTTGATATCTACCCACCTCTGACGGGGAGGGGCTCCTTAAGAAGGTCTTTTCAGGGCCTTCCTCCACCAAGGCCTGACCTGGATACCACTTCAGATCCCAGTAAGGGTCTGAGTGTTCATTTAGGTTGAGTGctggagccaggggtgggggaccATGAATGCCGTTACATGCTAAGTCCAGACCTCCACTTTAGGtagaggggtgaggggagaagtTTGGGTCTTTGATAAAAGGCTGCCTGTCATTTCCTGGTGCTCAGCATGTGCCAGGCTGGGCTGGTTATATCACCTGCTGATCAGGTAGGctctattattatccccattttacagatgagcaaacagggGAGCTGAGTGGGAAAGATGAAGCTGATTGATTTGCGCCTAGAGTCCCTCAGTTACCTCTCCTGAGCAGCGTGCCTGGTGACCTGGCAATGCCATTGAGGGCCCAGGCAGGCACTATGGTCACAACCTGATGACTGTGAGGGTAAGGACAGGGTGTCCCTGGGAAAGGCCCTCCCTTCTGCTGAGGAAGCAGCTTTTCCAGTCAAACAATAGCGTCTGTTCCTGGCAGGCTATcaagctgggctgggctgggctgggccattgtgggagggggtgggagagggaggaataGAGCCTCCCTAAGAGCTTTCAGGCATCACAGGGCCTGGGCCTGGAACATCTTGTCCTGGTACAGCTGGGGATACTGAGGCCTAGGGAGGTCAAGCACCTCTGAGTCTATCAGGGCAGGCTACcacttcctgcctcccacccctcacccctgtggTTTCCCACCCCATCTGTACCTGTCATGAGGGGTTTTGAGGACTCCCTTCCCCCTGGCTTTCCAGGGAACAGGCCAGGATGTGGCAGCTGCAGTGTTCCACAGGAGCCCCCTGAGCCAgagagcccagggagggagggtgctGCCCAGCTTCCATCCACCTACAGTAGAGGCTTCTGAGCAGGCAGGAGGCTTGTGTAGGCCTGCTGGGTCCCAGTCAGGCCTGAGGCCTGCTTTAACCTGTTTGGTTCAAAGCTTCAGTTCTGAGGCCTAAGGATGCTTGGGCCAGACAAAGGTCCCCCAGagcatgctctgtctgtcttgcTACAGAGCCAGCCTAGGTATGCTGATGCCTGCTTAGACTTTGAAGTCTTCTTAGACCTGAGGCAGCCTGAGCAGAACACATTCTAATGTTGAAATGAGCCCAACTTGGTCCTAACAAGCCTCAGATCTGGGGCATCTGCCAGTGCTGAGGGCCTCTCTGGGCATGAAGCAAGTTTACATGTGCTCAGGCCAACTGGGTTCTGCTAATGGCTCACTCTTTGGGAGGTCTCAACAGGGCTCAAGTCTCAAGTCTGAGATCTGAGTACCCATGAGCCCCAGATGCATGGGAGTGTCTACTGAAGTCTGAGCCTTCCCTTGGGCATCCCTGGCCCAAGCGCTTAGTCTTGAGGGGTCTCAAGCCATAAATAAGCCTGGCCACCTTCATTACCCTACCCTACAGTATGTTGCTCAGACATAAGTGGCTGGGGCCCTCCCTATCTCTATGACCCCCGTGAGTAAGTGCATTCTTCCTCcgcaagaggaagagggagaaaggcagcAGGACACTTCGTTGGGAGAGAATCACAGGGTCACCAGGGCTTTACAGCATACCCCTCCATACTCCAGAGTTTTGGAGGCGACATTCTGGTCCCAGCTGAGCCCTGGTTCGCCTCACGGCCCTTCGGAGCCTCAAGGATATCAATCATAAGACCCATATGGGGACCCGAAGGACAAAAACCTATTCCACACCTCCCCCATGCTCCCGACCCCAGCAAGGCAGGAGGCCTGCGGAAAAGCCGGCTGAGGGGGCGCGGCATAGGCGGGGCCTGGAGGACTCAATGGGGCGGGATCAGCCTAAAATCCCCAGCCAACGCTAAAGGGGCGGAGTCATCGGGGGCGGAGCTCGGCGGGCTGGAACACGAGGGAAGAGGCTCTGGCCTCAAAAAGGAGGCGTGGCCACTCCAGATAGGCCGCTCATTCCTGAGGGCGTGGCCGTCAGGGAGGTGGACAAGGCATGGGGCTAGGAAGATCCACGGCTTAGCGGGCGGCGTGGAAGCGGCTGCAGAGCGGCTCCTTTAAGCCCCCGGCaccgcccccaccgccccgccccccgcggcgGTCTGGGTCTGGTTGGCGACCCGGTCGGGTCCGCGCGGACCGGGATGGAGCTGCACATCCTAGAGCACCGGGTGCGGGTGCTGAGCCTCGCCCGCCCAGGTCTCTGGCTCTACACCCACCCGCTCATCAAGCTACTCTTCCTACCCCGCCGCAGCCGGTGCGCGCCCGGGTTCGGAGGCATAGATGGGGGTGGGCTTCGCTGTTGTTCCGGGACGGAGTCGGGAGATTAACATAGCCGCGGGGCAAGCGGGAGCGGGCGGGGAGGGCCCTTCTCCTCTCtaccccccgccctccccgcaccccttcccccccacccccccgccccgtcccggCCTCCATCCGGCTTGGGCCTACCTCCCTGGGACCGCCGCCTATCCGGCCCCGTGAGGCCCCCTCCCAGAGCTAGTTAAGGCGCAAACAACCCGGGGTGGGCAATGCTTAACTCCGAGTGGTGTCAAATGGACGCAGTTCCTTCCTGGCGACTATGGGGAGCTTTTTCCAGATGCCTCGCATCGGGTCAGAGGGACCGATCTAGGGGGCCCAAAGTCCGACGCCCCCGGGGGTGTCGCCGTGGGTGAGCCTCCCCTTCCGGAATGGAGGGTCCGGAGCTTCTGCGGAGGTCGGGAGGCGAAAAACAGTTTGTGATTCCGGTGATGAGGCCCACACTCCCCTGGCCCGGGAAGAAAATTGGGGCTTGAGGGGGCAAGCAGGGGTCTTTCCAGGCGCTTGAAGTGAAGTCTGCTCGCCCCCTCCGCTCAACCCAGGCTGaagatgccccccacccccatccaggtGCAAGTTCTTCAGCCTGACGGAGACCCCCGAGGATTACACGCTCATGGTGGACGAGGAGGGCTTcaaaggtgggggctggggaaggatgTTGTGCTCCCCTCTTTGTGGGATTCTCACTAGATGCTGGAATCCAGAGTCCCAAGATCTGGATGCGAATTTGACTCCgccactcactggctgtgtgcccttgagcaagtcacttcctctctctgagctgtttgtttCCTCTTATGTAAAATGGGTATAGTTATGGTTCTTGCCTAATAGAATCCCATGAGAACTTTATAGACAGGGGTTTGAAAGGCACTTGGCAGCCTCAGGCCAGTAGCAGGGCTTCAGTTACAGTTCAGAGCAAGAATCGGGGTGTTCCTGAGGCATTTATATCCCCCTGGCCATTATTTCACGCTAGACTTATCTCCCTGGTGCGGATCATCCCCTCCCTGACTGGTCTGGGAACACCAGGAGTCTGAGGGCTGGGAAAGGAATGCAGGAGCAGGCAGCCAGTCCAGGGCAGGGTCCTGGGGGCCTCCTGGCTGCGGTTGGGAGATTAGCAGACACCTTGGCCCCAGCTTCTGCTCCGGACTGGACGCCAGCCTGGTTCCTCCCTCCCTGGTCTCTGGAGCTGATATCTGGCTCCTACTCCTGCCAGCCTGACCCGTCCTCACAGGTCTGGAGTCTCAGGCCATGAAACTGTGGCTTGGCCCATCCGCTGGACCCTTCCAGGCCTTAGTTTCCCTGTTTGTAATGAGGGAAAGTCTGGGTCTGCCAAGGGAGAAGGGCATCTCTCTGCCAACCTGATCTGCTGGCGCCCCCTGGTGGTGCCAGGTGGTATAAAACCTCTGTTCACCCAAAGAATGCCATCATGAGATATAATGCtgtcatcccattttacagatgaggaaactgagattcagagaagttaaatcatTTGCCCCAGGTCAACAGCAAGTAAATGGTGAAGCTGGTATTTAAACCCAAGTCTGTCTAAATCTGGAGTTCCAGTCTTAACTGGAAAGTTTGGATCCCTGGCAGGCCAGCACCTGAAGAACTTCTCAGTCCTTACATACATGCAATTCTCAGGAGCAGAACTTAGGAGAGGGAGACAGCCCCAGTCTCCAGACCTGCTCCTACCTTGGTAGAGCacgccccacctcccccctcttCACCCCTGCCAAGGcatagacagggaaactgagcGGCAGGGGACAGCCCAGTAGGTCCTGACATGGTGTATACTTCCTGCTCACAGAACTACCCCCATCTGAGTTCCTTCAAGTGGCTGAGGCCACATGGCTGGTGCTGAACGTGTCATCCCACAGTGGTGCAGCAGTGCAGGCTGCTGGGGTCACCAAAATCGCGCGCTCAGTCATTGCACCACTGGCCGAGCACCATGTGTCTGTGCTGATGCTGTCTACTTACCAGACGGACTTCATCCTGGTGAGTTTTCTGCAAGCTCCAGTGCAGGGCAGGGTGGGTatgggtgcctgggggctcatgTGATATATCATCTCCCTGTGGTCCAGGTGCGGGAACAGGACCTGTCTGTGGTGATCCACACGCTATCCCAGGAGTTCAACATTTACCGAGAAGTGGGCGGGGAGCCTGTGCCTGTTGCCAGGGATGATTCCAGCAATGGCTTTCCCCGTTCTCAGCATGGTGAGGTTACCCTCTGACACCCAGACCTAGGCAGGGCCTCCTTTTCCCACTGGGACCCTTCCCTTGTGAGGATTGGTCTGCGGGCATGGGGATACCAGCTGATACTGACTGCCTCACAAGACAGGGAAATGTGGAGGAAAGAGGTGGGTTCCTGTGGAGCATGACCCTACACCCCACCCAGATGGCCCTATCTGGCCACCAGGGGGCACCCCAACCCACAGTCTCCTTAACACCGGCTGCTGCCTGGTCCCTCCTAGCAGGACCCAGCCCCACTGTGCATCCCATCCAGAGCCCACAGAACCGCTTCTGTGTCCTTACGCTGGACCCTGAGACACTGCCAGCCATTGCTACCACCCTCATCGATGTTCTCTTCTACTCATACAGGTGGGCCTTGTTTgcactttgtttctcttttcacaCCATTGTTCCCTATCCTGTGTTCCACTACCTTCCGCTTGTCCCTCAGTTCTGCAGCTCTGTGCCCTGTTCTATGTCTTGGGTTCCTGGCAGCCTGTGATACCCGTGTGCCCCTCACTGATGTTCAGGGAAGATCTCGATGCCACAGCTGCAACCCTTTCCTGTATTGTGAACAGACAACCCCGAGCCATGCCTTGGTCTGGTCCTCTGCCAGCCCTGGGGTCCAGTGTCTTTGGAACAGGCGAGATTTAttgtcctcccccacctccacctgacACCATCAGGAGATCAGGGCCCTTGGACAGAGGAGGAGAGTGGCCCAGAGATAGGAGGAGATGCAGTGGGCCGGGTGCCCTGAAGAGCACTTGAgccttctgtcccttcccagtGCCCCCAAGGAGGCAGCCTCTGGTGGTCCTGGACCCAGCTCTATTACATTCTTTGCCTTCTCCCTCATCGAGGGCTACATCTCCATCGTCATGGATGCTGAGACGCAGAAAAAGTATGTGACTCCTGACCCCTAGTGGACCATAGATCCTAAGCCAGTCctagggagggaggaggaggtggagcaTCAGACTCTGAGTTCACCAGGTCAACCTGCTCCCAGGGGCTCAcattggggcagggaggggacaggtgggtgccctgcccactgcctgcctgcctctccaggtTCCCCAGTGACCTCCTGCTGACCAGCTCCTCGGGGGAGCTGTGGAGGATGGTGCGCATCGGTGGACAGCCCCTGGGCTTTGGTAAGGGCTGCTCCTGGTGGGCTGGGGACTTGGGGGGAATCTGGGGGGGGGCAACCAGGATGATCCAcatgcaccccccctcccccccccccataacctTCAGATGAGTGTGGAATCGTGGCTCAGATCGCAGGCCCCCTGGCTGCGGCCGACATCTCTGCCTACTACATCAGCACCTTCAACTTTGACCATGCCCTGGTAAGCACCATGGGTTGGGCTCCTGGaaagacactgaggcccaggagaGTGGGGAGGGTACAGGATGTAGTCCATCTGGGCCAGGAAGTCAGCATGGCCCTGACCCCTCTCTCCGTCCACCTGCCCGCAGGTGCCTGAGGATGGCATCGGCAGCGCCATTGAGGTCCTCCAACGACGGCAGGACGGCCAGGGCTCCTGAGGCCTCCATGCTGTCCCCTCACCCCAGGCTTCCAGAGACGTCTCTAAGCTATTTCCTCAAGCTCTGGGAtgagtcctccccacccccattcctgcTGGGGGACCCCTCCTTCTGCTCTCTGTATGTAAGCTGCGTGCAGGCACCGGCTCTCACGTGGACACGCGTGTCTGCCCACGCAGGGGAACACGGTGCTCTgggcttcctccaggaagccctcaccCCTCACTCCCTGCTCGGCCTCAGTGTTTGCACATTCCCTGCCTGAGGCCCAAGACATCCCCCCTCTCAGTGCCCTGAGCCAGCTGCTCCCTTGGACAGGGCCCTGGTCTTCATTCTGCTTCTGGCTGGGTCACCTTTCTGGCCAGGTGAGTTCTGACAGTGCCTGCCCCTCCCGGGGCCtccaagaaaagtatttttacatctttctcccttttttattgACTTATTAATAAAGGCTTATAGTTATAAAGGGTTGGGCTGTGGTCCATGGGGGTTGTTTGAGCTCAGCCATGGCTACTCTGCTGCTCCTTCCAGCCCCTCTGCCTGAGGTCCTGGTCTGTCCCTGTGTAGCTGGCTCTGGCTGGGCTCACCTGACTCAGTTCTCGCCTCGGGGAGAACCGAAGCCTTGAGAGGTGATGTGACTTAGCCAAGGTCACCTGATTCCCATCCAAGGCTACCTGCCTCTGAAGCCcagcctcttctttccttccttccttccttccttccttccttccttccttccttcatgtttttatttatttttgagacagagacagagcatgagcaggggaggggcagagagagggggagacacagagtctgaagcaggctccaggctctgagctgtcagcacagagtccgacatggggctcgaactcacagagtgtgagatcatgacctgagctgaagtcggatgcttaaccaactgagccacccaggcgccccgctctttcttcctttcttgctgtTTTGCAATAGTCCAGAAGGTTCTGAACATGGTTAGAGATTCCCAGACCATCCCACCTGGAagtcctccagccttccctgcCACCCCAAGGTGGGCCCAAAAGCACCTTTCTTCTAGACTGCTGCCTGCTTGCTTTTAGACCATGCCTGAGTCCTGGAGGTCCCACACAGGAGTCCCTGTTGACCAAAAAATCAGTTAGTTCTTGTCACCAGGGCTCTCCTGGAGTAGTGGTAGGAGGGGGGCCAGCCAGAGTGGGGACCTGGGAGTCCACACACTGGGCTTCCCCTGGCCAGAAGGAGAGGACTGGGGCCTGGAGGCCACCTGGAACCCAGTGTGCCTTCAAAGGCTGCCTTCCTGGGCCAGAGGCTCAGCACATGTGGGCCCGGGTTTCCTGTCACAGAGGGGCTGCCTCCCTGCTCCACAAGACTGGGTTTCCACTGTGGCCAGATGGGGCCCTACAGATGTGCTGGGGAGGTTATCAGGTACCCTCAGCCCAGACCCGCCCACattcaggaaaggaagaagggtgTGACTTCGGCGTAT contains these protein-coding regions:
- the TBC1D10A gene encoding TBC1 domain family member 10A, with product MDAARGRGVGGVGGGPEAEAAEVAEVAAGAEAAGAARMAKSRGENGPRAPAAEGSLSGTRESLAPGPDAAAADELSSLGSDSEANGFIERRIDKFGFIVGSQGAEGALEEVPLEVLRQRESKWLDMLNNWDKWMAKKHKKIRLRCQKGIPPSLRGRAWQYLSGGKVKLQQNPGKFDELDMSPGDPKWLDVIERDLHRQFPFHEMFVSRGGHGQQDLFRVLKAYTLYRPEEGYCQAQAPIAAVLLMHMPAEQAFWCLVQICEKYLPGYYSEKLEAIQLDGEILFSLLQKVSPVAHKHLSRQKIDPLLYMTEWFMCAFARTLPWSSVLRVWDMFFCEGVKIIFRVGLVLLKHALGSPDKLKACQGQYETIEQLRSLSPKIMQEAFLVQEVVELPVTERQIEREHLIQLRRWQETRGELQCCSPPRLHGAKAILEAEPGPRPTLQPSPSIRLPPDAPLPGSKGKPKPPKQSQKEKEQWKQAKASGQLDKPPVPSQAKVAAAAGDACPPQDVPPKDPAHQDSAPQDSAPQDSAHHHSQDSAHHHSQESLTSQESEDTYL
- the CASTOR1 gene encoding cytosolic arginine sensor for mTORC1 subunit 1 isoform X5; amino-acid sequence: MLNSEWCQMDAVPSWRLWGAFSRCLASGQRDRSRGPKVRRPRGCRRGCKFFSLTETPEDYTLMVDEEGFKELPPSEFLQVAEATWLVLNVSSHSGAAVQAAGVTKIARSVIAPLAEHHVSVLMLSTYQTDFILVREQDLSVVIHTLSQEFNIYREVGGEPVPVARDDSSNGFPRSQHAGPSPTVHPIQSPQNRFCVLTLDPETLPAIATTLIDVLFYSYRFPSDLLLTSSSGELWRMVRIGGQPLGFDECGIVAQIAGPLAAADISAYYISTFNFDHALVPEDGIGSAIEVLQRRQDGQGS
- the CASTOR1 gene encoding cytosolic arginine sensor for mTORC1 subunit 1 isoform X3, which translates into the protein MELHILEHRVRVLSLARPGLWLYTHPLIKLLFLPRRSRCKFFSLTETPEDYTLMVDEEGFKELPPSEFLQVAEATWLVLNVSSHSGAAVQAAGVTKIARSVIAPLAEHHVSVLMLSTYQTDFILVREQDLSVVIHTLSQEFNIYREVGGEPVPVARDDSSNGFPRSQHAGPSPTVHPIQSPQNRFCVLTLDPETLPAIATTLIDVLFYSYSAPKEAASGGPGPSSITFFAFSLIEGYISIVMDAETQKKFPSDLLLTSSSGELWRMVRIGGQPLGFDECGIVAQIAGPLAAADISAYYISTFNFDHALVPEDGIGSAIEVLQRRQDGQGS
- the CASTOR1 gene encoding cytosolic arginine sensor for mTORC1 subunit 1 isoform X1, translated to MLNSEWCQMDAVPSWRLWGAFSRCLASGQRDRSRGPKVRRPRGCRRGCKFFSLTETPEDYTLMVDEEGFKELPPSEFLQVAEATWLVLNVSSHSGAAVQAAGVTKIARSVIAPLAEHHVSVLMLSTYQTDFILVREQDLSVVIHTLSQEFNIYREVGGEPVPVARDDSSNGFPRSQHAGPSPTVHPIQSPQNRFCVLTLDPETLPAIATTLIDVLFYSYSAPKEAASGGPGPSSITFFAFSLIEGYISIVMDAETQKKFPSDLLLTSSSGELWRMVRIGGQPLGFDECGIVAQIAGPLAAADISAYYISTFNFDHALVPEDGIGSAIEVLQRRQDGQGS
- the CASTOR1 gene encoding cytosolic arginine sensor for mTORC1 subunit 1 isoform X6, with product MLNSEWCQMDAVPSWRLWGAFSRCLASGQRDRSRGPKVRRPRGCRRGCKFFSLTETPEDYTLMVDEEGFKELPPSEFLQVAEATWLVLNVSSHSGAAVQAAGVTKIARSVIAPLAEHHVSVLMLSTYQTDFILVREQDLSVVIHTLSQEFNIYREVGGEPVPVARDDSSNGFPRSQHGPSPTVHPIQSPQNRFCVLTLDPETLPAIATTLIDVLFYSYRFPSDLLLTSSSGELWRMVRIGGQPLGFDECGIVAQIAGPLAAADISAYYISTFNFDHALVPEDGIGSAIEVLQRRQDGQGS
- the CASTOR1 gene encoding cytosolic arginine sensor for mTORC1 subunit 1 isoform X2, which encodes MLNSEWCQMDAVPSWRLWGAFSRCLASGQRDRSRGPKVRRPRGCRRGCKFFSLTETPEDYTLMVDEEGFKELPPSEFLQVAEATWLVLNVSSHSGAAVQAAGVTKIARSVIAPLAEHHVSVLMLSTYQTDFILVREQDLSVVIHTLSQEFNIYREVGGEPVPVARDDSSNGFPRSQHGPSPTVHPIQSPQNRFCVLTLDPETLPAIATTLIDVLFYSYSAPKEAASGGPGPSSITFFAFSLIEGYISIVMDAETQKKFPSDLLLTSSSGELWRMVRIGGQPLGFDECGIVAQIAGPLAAADISAYYISTFNFDHALVPEDGIGSAIEVLQRRQDGQGS
- the CASTOR1 gene encoding cytosolic arginine sensor for mTORC1 subunit 1 isoform X4, which gives rise to MELHILEHRVRVLSLARPGLWLYTHPLIKLLFLPRRSRCKFFSLTETPEDYTLMVDEEGFKELPPSEFLQVAEATWLVLNVSSHSGAAVQAAGVTKIARSVIAPLAEHHVSVLMLSTYQTDFILVREQDLSVVIHTLSQEFNIYREVGGEPVPVARDDSSNGFPRSQHGPSPTVHPIQSPQNRFCVLTLDPETLPAIATTLIDVLFYSYSAPKEAASGGPGPSSITFFAFSLIEGYISIVMDAETQKKFPSDLLLTSSSGELWRMVRIGGQPLGFDECGIVAQIAGPLAAADISAYYISTFNFDHALVPEDGIGSAIEVLQRRQDGQGS